One Drosophila virilis strain 15010-1051.87 chromosome 5, Dvir_AGI_RSII-ME, whole genome shotgun sequence DNA window includes the following coding sequences:
- the LOC6627147 gene encoding uncharacterized protein: MNSYIAIVWLVALLGVGVQAASVATPGCGGSTSAKDIKLVKPTNPPRECEYHINAYSKYVCQLRIDFAMTLAQPELLESAQTGLKTAECSVDYFEVNGLRLCGEEVWQHIYVPFNASAGVSRIDLLISLANRAGGSSLPTPNWDMVVTQLECPAGASVRELFAPSDEPQARATSFTDGFLVAPPGCLQYFPQTKGVVKSFNYNDGHGVYPSHLNYAICFRRTTQTSALTIRSYFFHVGAESSASTLLTDNSCYRSGSSSVNNADFLMVPQAKLVENNERATYFCGATHNDVVISSNNPGPLLVLFNSDEIYDSNDAGFAFTYTVE, encoded by the exons atgaacAGCTACATTGCAATTGTCTGGCTCGTTGCTTTGCTCGGCGTGGGCGTGCAGGCGGCATCGGTGGCCACGCCCGGCTGCGGTGGCAGCACCTCCGCGAAGGACATCAAGCTGGTGAAGCCAACGAATCCGCCACGCGAATGCGAGTATCACATCAATGCGTACAGCAAATACGTCTGTCAGCTGCGCATCGACTTTGCCATGACACTGGCCCAGCCGGAGCTGCTGGAGTCGGCGCAAACGGGCCTAAAGACGGCCGAGTGCAGCGTGGACTACTTTGAGGTGAACGGCTTGCGGCTGTGCGGCGAGGAGGTCTGGCAGCACATCTATGTGCCCTTCAATGCCAGTGCCGGTGTCTCTCGCATCGATCTGCTCATTTCGTTGGCAAATCGTGCCGGCGGCTCGTCCCTGCCGACGCCCAATTGGGACATGGTGGTCACACAACTGGAGTGCCCGGCCGGCGCCTCGGTGCGCGAACTATTCGCGCCAAGTGATGAGCCCCAGGCTCGCGCCACTTCATTTACCGATGGCTTTCTGGTCGCACCACCCGGTTGCCTGCAGTACTTCCCGCAAACCAAGGGCGTGGTCAAGTCCTTCAACTATAACGATGGTCATGGCGTCTATCCATCCCATCTGAACTATGCCATCTGCTTCCGACGCACCACGCAGACCTCGGCACTCAC CATACGCTCGTATTTCTTCCATGTGGGCGCCGAGAGCTCGGCCAGCACTTTGCTAACGGACAACTCCTGTTATCGTAGCGGCAGCTCCAGTGTTAACAACGCCGATTTTCTAATGGTGCCGCAGGCCAAGCTGGTGGAGAACAACGAACGCGCCACCTACTTCTGTGGCGCCACACACAACGATGTGGTCATCAGCA GCAACAACCCTGGTCCTTTGCTGGTGCTTTTCAACAGCGATGAAATCTACGACTCCAACGATGCGGGCTTTGCCTTCACCTACACCGTGGAATAG
- the LOC6626973 gene encoding uncharacterized protein: MRALVSLYLLGICACAQAQQETVADTTLGLNQTAEQVLSEPGSWRQARRRNVLADSCTTNGGATGTCLTRFKCMRQGGTVNGYCGTYGVCCETNMACGTTTRLKRTIIRNPAAFVSTMCQYTIEAYSANVQQLRIDFEQFELQQPTVSATDERLVECQDYFEAGSFKLCGMNAGQHLYLPFNVAAGIDQITLTFAVPTRWPQTNWRLIVTQLEAPQASSKRKTSTLGGFGGNTNSLQDLRSIFASHHADYELLAPAGCQQYYTELTGNIRSFNYQPTMGTTYMPDTSYTICIKSTPSASMIEYSFSKFALSLGTGEGEGYDEACHTTVHTPGRQEDYLMIPLSLLAKNTAYQPTYYCGTNDNFIVYASPPYMLHFSSDEMTIDATQETGFSLTYRLRTSIL, from the exons ATGCGAGCTTTAGTCAGCCTCTATTTGCTGGGCATCTGCGCCTGCGCCCAGGCGCAACAAGAGACTGTGGCAGACACAACATTGGGGCTCAATCAAACCGCGGAACAGGTGCTCAGCGAGCCGGGCAGCTGGCGGCAGGCGCGTCGACGTAACGTTCTAGCGGACAGCTGCACCACAAATGGAGGTGCGACGGGCACCTGCCTCACGCGCTTCAAATGCATGCGGCAGGGTGGCACGGTGAACGGCTATTGCGGCACCTACGGCGTCTGCTGCGAGA CCAACATGGCCTGTGGCACGACGACGCGTTTGAAGCGCACCATCATCCGCAACCCGGCCGCATTTGTGAGCACCATGTGCCAGTACACAATCGAGGCATATAGCGCGAATGTGCAACAGCTGCGCATCGATTTCGAGCAGTTCGAGCTGCAACAGCCAACGGTTAGTGCCACAGATGAGCGTTTGGTTGAATGCCAGGACTACTTTGAGGCAGGCAGCTTTAAGCTGTGCGGCATGAATGCCGGCCAACATTTGTATCTGCCGTTCAATGTGGCCGCTGGCATCGATCAGATCACGCTGACCTTTGCGGTGCCGACACGCTGGCCGCAGACCAACTGGCGCCTGATTGTCACACAGCTGGAGGCGCCACAGGCCAGTAGCAAACGCAAGACGAGCACGTTGGGCGGCTTTGGTGGCAATACGAACAGTTTGCAGGATCTGCGCAGCATCTTTGCCTCCCATCACGCCGACTACGAGCTGCTGGCACCGGCCGGCTGTCAGCAGTATTACACAGAGCTGACGGGCAACATACGCAGCTTCAACTATCAGCCGACGATGGGCACCACCTATATGCCGGACACCAGCTACACCATTTGCATCAAGTCCACGCCCAGTGCCAGCATGATTGA ATATAGCTTCAGCAAGTTCGCCCTGTCGCTGGGCACAGGCGAGGGCGAGGGCTATGATGAGGCATGCCACACCACGGTGCATACGCCGGGCAGACAGGAGGATTATCTGATGATACCGCTCTCGTTACTGGCCAAGAATACGGCCTATCAGCCGACCTACTATTGCGGCACCAACGATAATTTCATCGTCTATG CATCGCCGCCGTACATGCTGCACTTCTCCAGCGACGAGATGACCATCGATGCCACCCAGGAGACGGGCTTCAGCCTGACTTATCGCCTCCGTACATCAATTCTCTAA